One Chrysiogenia bacterium DNA window includes the following coding sequences:
- the gpmI gene encoding 2,3-bisphosphoglycerate-independent phosphoglycerate mutase, translating to MNDKRVLLMILDGWGEGKADDPYNAIAQTPTPTWDRLLQEYPHSHISTSGADVGLPKGQMGNSEVGHLNIGAGRIVYQDLSLINKEIEDGAFFENEALLAQMDAVAESKGALHLMGLFSDGGVHSHYEHAKALVEMAKERGLSRVLIHAFLDGRDTPPRSALTYINDFEKFLAKQKLGKIATVSGRFYAMDRDKRWDRVEKAYNAMVLGQAEHVAASAAEAVEAAYARGEDDEFVLPTIICNEKKNAVGLISDRDGIIFFNFRADRARQITRALTEEGFNDFPRERMPKLCGFTCFSEYDERFDLPVAFRSQTPKNTLGEVVSAKGLSQLRIAETEKYAHVTFFFNGGQEKLFEHEDRILVPSPRDVPTYDLKPEMSAAEVTEKLIAAMEKEQYSLIVLNYANGDQVGHTGDFEAARKAVAVLDECMAKVLEVAKKTGYDVLITADHGNCEEMLDSNERPHTQHSTNTVPLVVASDRLLKSKVADGRLSDLAPTILAILDIEKPEEMGGKNLISN from the coding sequence ATGAACGACAAACGTGTGCTACTGATGATTCTCGATGGCTGGGGCGAGGGCAAAGCCGACGACCCCTACAATGCCATCGCGCAGACCCCGACCCCCACGTGGGACCGGCTGCTGCAGGAATATCCCCACTCCCACATCAGCACCTCCGGGGCGGACGTGGGCCTGCCCAAGGGGCAGATGGGCAATTCCGAGGTGGGCCACCTGAACATCGGGGCCGGTCGGATCGTCTACCAGGACCTCTCGCTCATCAACAAGGAAATCGAGGACGGCGCCTTCTTCGAGAACGAGGCCCTGCTGGCCCAGATGGACGCCGTGGCCGAGTCCAAGGGCGCCCTCCACCTGATGGGCCTCTTCTCCGACGGCGGGGTCCACAGCCACTACGAGCACGCCAAGGCCCTCGTGGAGATGGCCAAGGAGCGCGGGCTCAGCCGGGTGCTCATCCACGCCTTCCTCGACGGGCGCGATACCCCGCCCCGCAGCGCGCTCACCTACATCAACGACTTTGAGAAATTCCTCGCCAAGCAGAAGCTCGGCAAGATCGCCACGGTCTCGGGCCGTTTCTACGCCATGGACCGCGACAAGCGCTGGGACCGGGTCGAGAAGGCCTACAACGCCATGGTGCTGGGACAGGCCGAGCACGTGGCCGCCAGCGCCGCCGAGGCCGTCGAGGCCGCCTACGCCCGCGGCGAAGACGACGAGTTCGTCCTGCCCACGATCATCTGCAACGAGAAGAAAAACGCCGTGGGCCTGATATCGGATCGCGACGGCATCATCTTTTTCAACTTCCGCGCCGACCGCGCGCGCCAGATCACCCGCGCCCTCACCGAAGAGGGCTTCAACGACTTCCCCAGAGAGCGCATGCCCAAGCTCTGCGGCTTTACCTGTTTCTCTGAATATGACGAGCGCTTCGACCTGCCGGTGGCCTTCCGCTCCCAGACGCCGAAAAACACGCTGGGCGAAGTGGTCTCGGCCAAGGGGCTCTCGCAGCTCCGCATCGCCGAGACCGAGAAGTACGCCCACGTGACCTTCTTCTTCAACGGCGGGCAGGAAAAACTCTTCGAGCACGAGGACCGCATCCTCGTCCCCTCGCCGCGCGACGTGCCGACTTATGACTTGAAGCCCGAGATGAGCGCCGCCGAAGTGACCGAGAAGCTCATCGCCGCCATGGAAAAAGAGCAGTACAGCCTGATCGTGCTCAACTACGCCAACGGGGACCAGGTCGGCCACACCGGCGACTTCGAAGCCGCCAGGAAGGCCGTCGCCGTGCTCGATGAGTGCATGGCGAAAGTCCTCGAAGTGGCAAAAAAGACCGGCTACGACGTGCTGATAACCGCCGACCACGGCAACTGCGAAGAAATGCTCGATTCCAATGAGCGCCCCCACACCCAGCACTCCACCAACACGGTCCCGCTGGTGGTGGCAAGCGACCGGCTCCTCAAGAGCAAGGTCGCCGACGGCCGCCTCTCGGACCTCGCTCCCACGATCCTGGCAATTCTCGACATCGAGAAACCCGAGGAAATGGGCGGGAAGAACCTGATTTCGAACTGA
- a CDS encoding TraR/DksA family transcriptional regulator has protein sequence MAENNQFLTEMRERLESERMHLLKEVASGDAEQRALAEERHPDIGEEAAAVTEKALLDRLGQDDQAVLGSIDVALSRIENGEYTECADCGEDIPEERLRAYPMALRCVQCQSDFERGLGKGEPA, from the coding sequence ATGGCCGAGAACAATCAATTCCTGACCGAAATGCGCGAGCGCCTTGAGTCCGAGCGGATGCACCTGCTCAAGGAAGTCGCCAGTGGCGATGCCGAGCAGCGGGCCCTGGCCGAAGAGCGCCACCCCGACATCGGCGAGGAAGCGGCCGCCGTGACCGAGAAGGCCCTGCTCGACCGCCTCGGGCAGGACGACCAGGCCGTGCTGGGCAGCATTGATGTCGCCCTCTCGCGCATCGAGAACGGCGAATACACCGAGTGCGCCGACTGCGGCGAGGACATCCCCGAGGAGCGCCTGCGCGCCTACCCCATGGCCCTGCGTTGCGTGCAGTGCCAGAGCGACTTCGAACGGGGCCTGGGCAAGGGCGAGCCCGCCTGA